The Syntrophorhabdus sp. region ATATAGCCGACGCGGGAAAGAAAACCCGCGAATTCCTTCTCGAAGATGGCCCCGTGATCGGACTTGAACAGGAGGTACAGGAATTGGCCCCGGTCAGCAAGACATCTTTCCGAGAGCCACGCGGACATCGGGCCCGTTCCGGAGCCGGTCCTGGCTGTGAATATCCGTCCCGTTATGAAGGACGCGAAGGAAAGGTTGTCATCGGGTTTGTCCAGGAACTTGAGAAAAGAGATGACCTCCCGGATAAGGGCGTTGTTCCTGATACTGACGGTGTGCTCCGACTCAACGCTGAGCCCCATGGACAGGAGGACGGCCACGACGGCGCCGGCCTCTTCCCGCGTCCTCACCAGCACGGCGAGGTCGCTCTGGCGAAAGACGCCCCGTGCCATTATTTCACGGACAAGGGCTTTAAGCTTCTCCTCCACGAGTTCACGGGCCTCATCCCCGGTGAAGACATCCTGGCCGTTCTCGTCATCTCCGTCGGCCGTGATCTGTTCGATGGATACGAACCCCCCGCCTTTCTTTGCCTCCAGGAAGAGCTGACGCGATGTCCGGTACGGCTTCACCACCTCCTTGACGGTTTCCGGGGGGTGTCCCGCGAGGACAACTCCGGCGAGGACCGCAAGGTTTTCCGCGTCGAAGACCTCGTTGTTAAAGGTGACGATGTGCTCCAGGCTGCGGTAGTTCGTGTCGAGGTGGAGCTCCCCCACGCGATAGTGGTCCCGGTATCGTTCGGCTATCTCATCGACGAGCTCGGGCCGCCCTCCGCGCCAGCGGTATATCGCCTGTTTCCTGTCGCCCACGAGGAAAAGGCTTCCGCCGCGGCTCAGGGCCTCCTCCGCCAGGACCTCGATGTTCTTCCATTGCAGGAGGCTCGTATCCTGGAATTCGTCGAGAAGGAAGTGAATGTACCGTTCCGACAGGGTGTAGTAGATCTCGGGAACAAAATCCCTGCGGCTGACTATGTCCTGAAGCAGGCGGTTCAGCTCCTCGATGGGGATGACACGCCTGTAGTACGTGACCTCCCGCTGGAACACCTCCTTGAAAAAACTGTAGACCTGGAGGTAAGGGACGTACTTCGAGGCCGCCAGTGCCCCCGCGTAGAGCCGGCGCAGATTGACCACCGTGTTCCAGAGATCCTTCTCCGCGGGGCCGGGCAGGCCGCTCCCCTTCCTCATGCAATCCTCCAGGGGGCGCTGGAAGTACACGCTCTGCGAAAGAGGGTTTTCCCGCGGATCGGCACATCTTTCAAGGGCGGTGAGCAGGTGGGAGAGAGGTTTCACACCGGTGTCGGCCGCGAGCGCCGCAAGGAGTCGGGACGCGCTGTCAGCCATCTTTTGGCGCAGGTCGGCTACACCGCCACGCGCTCCCCCGGAGGGCATGATGAACTCCCTGTTCTCCTTGGTCTCTTCATTCCAGAGGGACGAGATCGCGGTTCCGAGGAGCTCCCGGGGGACCCAGCCCGCGCGGTCACCCTCGAGTTCTATATAGCTATCGAGAAAGGCGTCGAAGATGGCCTGTGCGCGTCCATCCTCCGCCGTCCTCTGCAGGCACTCCCTGAGAGCGAGATCGATGAGCTCTTTCGTTTCCGTGGATACCTCGAAGTCCGGCGGCAGGTTGAGCTGCATCGCGGAGGCCTTCAGTGTGAGGCTTACGAAACTGTCGATGGTGCCGACGTTGAAGTGACCGAAGTCCTTGAGCAGCTCCGTGAACCGCCGGTCCATGTCGCTCATGAGGTAATCCCTGAGCTTGACGGCTCTGTCCGTAAGTTCCCCTGTCCGGGCGGTGTCCCCGGCCTCCCCCGGGAGGGGGGCGTCAGGCAGGACCGTCGTTATCCCTTTCATGACCGTATCAAGCGGCTTGAGAGATGAGTTGGCGAAGGTCAGGTCGAGGATGATGCGCTTCATCCAGTCGAGGATGCGGGTGCGCATCTCCTGCGCCGCCTTGTTGGTGAAGGTGATGGCGACAATGTTCGCCATGCGCGTGGGGAGGGTGGCGTCCGCCAGGGCGGCGGTAAGGAGGACACTCAGGTAATGTTGTGCCAGGCTGTATGTCTTGCCCGAGCCGGCCGAGGACCGGACGGTGATGATCTGGGAAATGGTGTCGGTTGTTCTATTGTCTGTCGTGGATGGCTTCACGTGTAAACCTGTGTGTTGGTGGCGGTCCTGCTCGGACTGGCATGGATCCCCACATGCCTCTGTTTAGAGTGAACTATTGCAGTGAAGGATATCACACAGCTTTTCGGGATGTCAAAATGAGAGAAGGGTTCCCGTTTGCGGCAACCATGACAATAGATAACGGGGTCTAAAGAAGAATGTCTGGTCCTTGCATTGCCGTGGTCAATGAACGGCCTGGTCCGGCCTGTTGACGAGCATGTCGATAAAAGAGGTTGCGATCCTCGACAGGTCATTCCTGTTGAGGAAGACGATGTAGGCATCCATCGAAAGCTTAACATCACTTACTGTCAATTTTTTCAGCAACCCCTGCGCCAGTTCTTTCTGCACGACGGGTTCGACGATGAACGAGGCGCCTTCTCCCCTCCCGATCAATTCCTTGGTGAATTCGAGGTTGCTTGCTTCGTAGAGCACGGTTGGCACAAGCCCCTTATTCCTGAACGCTTCCATGACGATCCTTCTTGTCCCGGACCCCTCCTCCCTCATGATGAGGGGGACCCTGGAGACTTCCTTGAGAGTGACGGTTTCCATTTTGGCCAACGGATGCTCAGGTGAGATGACGAGAAGGATGTTCTCTTTCCGGAAGGTGATGCTGTTGAGGAACCTGGGATCCCGGTCGCTGGCCACGATGGCAAGTTCGTTCTTCATATGAAGAAGGCTTTGCATCATTTCCCTCGAACTTCCTTCTCCCAGGTGGATGCTTATGCCCGGATGAAGGGCGTGGAACATGGAGATGTAGTTGGGCATGAGGAAGCGCGCGTATGTTTTTGTCGTCCCGATGTGCAAGGTGCCTGTCTGCACCTTTCTTATCCTGTCGAGGACTTGTTCGGCCTCATTCTCGAGCTGAAAGATCTTTTGAGCGTAATCGAAAAGCATTTGACCCGCTTCAGTCAGGTAGGTCCTCCCCCCAACCCTGGTGAAGAGCCTGAGGCGTGTTATAGCCTCCAACTGTTTGATCTGGGAGGAGACAGCGGGCTGACTGACGCAAAGATGTTCCGCGGCCCTGGTGAAGCTGTGCTGTCGGGCCGACTCATAGAATATTCTCAACTGGTTGAGGTTCATGGCCACCACCCTGCTTCTCCTGCCGCAAGGCAGAAGAAAAGCATTTGTCAACGCTCAGTCGATCGATGAATGTCCGCCCGTCCGGGATTGCTCCAAGGGCCGATGGTATGGGAAATGTTGTTCGCAACGTCAGTTCCTGATGTCTGCTCGTTGCGGGCGGCAACCTCTGTTTAAGGCTATAGGAACAAGTATACATAAGTTTTTCTTATGTGCAACATAATTTATATGTATTTGACATCATTTCATTATCTTTCGATGATTTAAGAAATACGATCAGGAGGGGCACCGATGAAGGACATGAGAGATTTTATCCATGATGCCGAAGAGGTGGGTCAGCTCAGGAGAGTAAAGGCAGAGGTGGACTGGAACCTCGAGCTTTCCCACATTGCCAAGCTGAACGAAGAAAAGAGCGGACCGGCGCTTCTCTTCGAGAATGTCAAGGGCTACACTTCACCCGTCATAACCAGCGTTTGCACGACGACGCAGAGACTTGCCCTGATCATGGGCGCGCCTTTGGAATCGAGCCTGGTGGATCTCATGCGCTACTGGGTGGAGAAGGGGAAGACGCTGGTGCCCCCGAAGTTCGTGGACAGGTCGCAGGCGCCCTGCAAAGAGAATATTATGAAAGGGGACGACATCGATCTTTTCAAGTTCCCGGCACCCCACTACTACCCCAGGGACGGGGGAAGGTTTATGGGTACCGCCCACTTCTTTATCACCAAGGATCCGGATTCGGGTTGGGTCAACCTGGGGACGTACCGGGCCCAGCTTCTTGCCAGGGACAAGATAGGTACCCAGTTCATCAAGGGGAAACATTCCGATATCATGTTGAAGAAATATGCCGCCCTGAAGAAACCCATGCCCGTTGCGTCTATCGTGGGTTGTGACCCATTGCTCTTTCTCACCGGAGCGGCGCGCCTTTCCGCCTTCTTGAGCGAATATGACTTCGCCGGGGCCGTGCGGGGCGGACCCATAGAGGTGGTGCGGGGCGAAACGGTCGATCTCCCTATTCCCGCGACGGCGGAGATCGTCATCGAAGGCTTCGTGGATCCCGAGACCTTCATGGAGGAGGGTCCCTTCGGAGAGTACACCGGCTACTACTCCGGTGTGGGGACGGACAAACGGAACTTTGAGCAGGTGACATGTGTGACATACCGGAACAACCCCGTTTTCTGGGGGACCACCGTGGGGCGTGCCGTCACGGACACTCACATGACGATGGCCCTTACCTACGGGGCTACCCTCTGGCAGCAATTGACGGATATGAAGATCCCCGGCATAAAGGCTGTATACTGCCCTCCGGAAGGCTCGGGACGGTTTCTCGCCATCATATCGATGAAGCAGATGTACCCCGGGCACGCCGACCAGGTCGGGACGGCCGCGATCTCCACAGAGATGGGGGCCTACGGGTTGAAGACGGTGATTGTCGTTGATGAGGACATAGATCCCTGGGACATCCCCAGAGTGTTGTACGCGCTGAGCTTCCGGTTCCAGCCGAACCGCTGCCAGATCATCAAACGGGGTCGCTCAACACCTCTTGATCCTTCGCTTCCCATAGAATCCAGGGACATAACGGGGAGGATCATTATGGACGCGACCATTCCCTATGAATGGAAGGAGAAGCCGATACCCGTGGAACTCGACCCGGAGACGGTGAAGAAGGTCGAAGCAAGGTGGTCGGAGCTCGGACTTTAAAATGTTCTCGTGCCAAGGGGGGTTATCGTGAGACCGATCAGATACACCGATGAGATGATCAACGAATTCAGAAACGACGGGTACTGGACGGAGGAGGTCTTCTCTGATTTCTGGAGGCGAAACGCCATGGAGCTGGGAGACCGCGAGGCCCTTGTCGACTCCAGATACCGGGTGACATGGAAAGAAGCGTGGAAGATGCTCAACAACCTTGCCAGTGCCTGGGTCGACATGGGAATACCAAAGGATTCCCGGATAATAATCCAGGCTCCGAACAGCGTCTATGGCTTCATTGCCAGGATAGCGGCCGACAGGGCCGGGATCATATCGCTTACCGTCTATCCTTACCTGAGAGAGAAAGAGCTCATCTACATGGTGGAGAGGACGGAGGCGGTAGCCGTGGCCATTCCGCACATCTACCGTAAGTTCAATTACCTCGAGATGTACAGGGAATTGCAGAAGACCTCACCCTACCTGAAGTATTTCTTCCTTTTTGACGAGGAGGTACCCGAGGGCGCGCCCGTTGGATCCTACTCACTCTTCAAACTGGCGAACGAAGACGTTGACGGAGCAAAATACACGGCTCTCGACGAGAGAAGGTTCAACGCGTGCCACGATGTGGGTCTGTTGACGAGCACGACGGGAACAACGGGTCTCCCTAAACTGGTGGAATGGCCCATCGCCTCACGGGTCTGCACGTCAAAAGCGAGGGTCGATATCTGGCGTCTGACCCGGGACGACATCACGCTGGCCATCGCCCCGCACGCGGGCGGCGCCGCGGGGACCCTCACGTACTTCGCGGCTCCCCTGGTCGGGGCAAAGACGGTCATGATGGAAGAGTTCGAACCGGAAGGGGCCCTGAAGCTCATTGAGAAGGAGAAGGCCACGGCCATAGGGGTTGTACCCACCCACCTCGTCCGCATGCTCGAGGTGGACGAGACCGGATATGATCTGAGTTCGCTAAGGTTTATTCGAAGCGCCGGCGGTTATCTGCCTCCCCAGGTTGCCGAAGAAGCGGAGAGAAGGTTCGGGGCGACGATAACGAGCGACCTCGGGACACAGGACGTTGGTTCCGTGTCCGGGTGCACCATCGATGATCCCGGCGAGATACGCCGGAGGACGGTGGGAAGGATGCTCCCCGGGAACCGAATGAGACTTCTTGACGACGAGGGCAAAGAGGTGTCCGACGGAGAGGCTGGTCAGCTCTGGTTTCGCGGGCCCCACGCGCCGGCGGGGTACTATCGCGACCCCGAATCCACGGCACCGGTCTTTGACAGGGACGGGTGGACGACGACGGGTGATATCGTCAAGTATTCCGACGGCTGCCTGTGGATAATGGGCAGGTCAAAGGACATGATCATACGGGGTGGGCAGAACATATATCCTGCCGAGATAGAAGGCATCCTCAACGAGCACCCCAGGGTGGCGAACGTGGCCATCGTCGGGTATCCGGACAGGGAAATGGGAGAGCGTGCCTGCGCCTTTGTGGTGCTCAAGGCCGGCGAGACGTTCTCCAAGGAGGAGATGGTCGCCTTCCTCAAGGAAAAGAAGCTGGCGGCCTTCAAGCTGCCCGAGAGGCTTGAGATAGTCGATGCCCTTCCCACCGTCGGTGATTCCGGCAAGGTGGATAAAAAGGTGCTTAAGACTGAGATGGAAAAAAGGGTTTCCGGGGGATGACGATGAAAACGATCCTTATTATCTCCACCTTGAATACCAAGGGAGCGGAGACGTTCCACCTGCGCGACATGATCAGCCGTTTTGGTGGCTCGCCTGTCGTGCTCGATATCTCCATGCGGCCGGCGGACGGAGAGGCTTCGGCCGATATTTCACCCGACGAGGTGGCGCGGGCTGCGGGAAGCACCATGATGGAGATCCTGGCGTCCGGGGAGAGGGCCAGGAACACCGCCATAATGACAAGGGGGGCTGCCGCGAAAGCCCTCCAGATGCTCCGGGAGAACAGACTTGACGGAGTCATAGGCATAGGCGGTTCCACCGGGTCCCTGATGGCGACGGACGTGATGCGTTCGCTGCCTTTCGGTCTTCCCAAGTTGATGGTGTCGTCCACCGCAGCCCTGCCGGGCATGTCGACGAAATACATCGGTACCGGAG contains the following coding sequences:
- the ppcB gene encoding phenylphosphate carboxylase subunit beta; its protein translation is MKDMRDFIHDAEEVGQLRRVKAEVDWNLELSHIAKLNEEKSGPALLFENVKGYTSPVITSVCTTTQRLALIMGAPLESSLVDLMRYWVEKGKTLVPPKFVDRSQAPCKENIMKGDDIDLFKFPAPHYYPRDGGRFMGTAHFFITKDPDSGWVNLGTYRAQLLARDKIGTQFIKGKHSDIMLKKYAALKKPMPVASIVGCDPLLFLTGAARLSAFLSEYDFAGAVRGGPIEVVRGETVDLPIPATAEIVIEGFVDPETFMEEGPFGEYTGYYSGVGTDKRNFEQVTCVTYRNNPVFWGTTVGRAVTDTHMTMALTYGATLWQQLTDMKIPGIKAVYCPPEGSGRFLAIISMKQMYPGHADQVGTAAISTEMGAYGLKTVIVVDEDIDPWDIPRVLYALSFRFQPNRCQIIKRGRSTPLDPSLPIESRDITGRIIMDATIPYEWKEKPIPVELDPETVKKVEARWSELGL
- a CDS encoding UvrD-helicase domain-containing protein yields the protein MKPSTTDNRTTDTISQIITVRSSAGSGKTYSLAQHYLSVLLTAALADATLPTRMANIVAITFTNKAAQEMRTRILDWMKRIILDLTFANSSLKPLDTVMKGITTVLPDAPLPGEAGDTARTGELTDRAVKLRDYLMSDMDRRFTELLKDFGHFNVGTIDSFVSLTLKASAMQLNLPPDFEVSTETKELIDLALRECLQRTAEDGRAQAIFDAFLDSYIELEGDRAGWVPRELLGTAISSLWNEETKENREFIMPSGGARGGVADLRQKMADSASRLLAALAADTGVKPLSHLLTALERCADPRENPLSQSVYFQRPLEDCMRKGSGLPGPAEKDLWNTVVNLRRLYAGALAASKYVPYLQVYSFFKEVFQREVTYYRRVIPIEELNRLLQDIVSRRDFVPEIYYTLSERYIHFLLDEFQDTSLLQWKNIEVLAEEALSRGGSLFLVGDRKQAIYRWRGGRPELVDEIAERYRDHYRVGELHLDTNYRSLEHIVTFNNEVFDAENLAVLAGVVLAGHPPETVKEVVKPYRTSRQLFLEAKKGGGFVSIEQITADGDDENGQDVFTGDEARELVEEKLKALVREIMARGVFRQSDLAVLVRTREEAGAVVAVLLSMGLSVESEHTVSIRNNALIREVISFLKFLDKPDDNLSFASFITGRIFTARTGSGTGPMSAWLSERCLADRGQFLYLLFKSDHGAIFEKEFAGFLSRVGYMPLYDLLVNFYRHWEVLARFPDDVPYLLHLLELVRERERSGNGSLAGFIDFLEEGSRRTPYGNSDSEKAFLLRTPDSLNAVRVLTIHKAKGLQFPVVILPFVTLTSFSASSGRDKQRCFQSGDDGLRLFYLKKEYTGVSPELAALYSNKEREYLADELNNLYVAFTRAEEELYILLTDRKRQKNHLIDHIFGMKAFRSAAKDGVIVLGRARMTARGDEDAASPGSGSPASFSDFTGEPAWAVKLKGSISDPGHLSRHAVRARKKGNAIHRALSWIGFLPIGDETIEAFARTAAVHEGIPDAAQEVGRSLKAFFANDRFRPFFETGPDVSFFNEREIVDGNGNTFKMDRIILRPGLVEVIDYKTGEIRSDTHVGQVSRYGRLLSEVYPDRDVRGFLLYLDDGEVVRI
- a CDS encoding LysR family transcriptional regulator, which translates into the protein MAMNLNQLRIFYESARQHSFTRAAEHLCVSQPAVSSQIKQLEAITRLRLFTRVGGRTYLTEAGQMLFDYAQKIFQLENEAEQVLDRIRKVQTGTLHIGTTKTYARFLMPNYISMFHALHPGISIHLGEGSSREMMQSLLHMKNELAIVASDRDPRFLNSITFRKENILLVISPEHPLAKMETVTLKEVSRVPLIMREEGSGTRRIVMEAFRNKGLVPTVLYEASNLEFTKELIGRGEGASFIVEPVVQKELAQGLLKKLTVSDVKLSMDAYIVFLNRNDLSRIATSFIDMLVNRPDQAVH
- a CDS encoding AMP-binding protein → MRPIRYTDEMINEFRNDGYWTEEVFSDFWRRNAMELGDREALVDSRYRVTWKEAWKMLNNLASAWVDMGIPKDSRIIIQAPNSVYGFIARIAADRAGIISLTVYPYLREKELIYMVERTEAVAVAIPHIYRKFNYLEMYRELQKTSPYLKYFFLFDEEVPEGAPVGSYSLFKLANEDVDGAKYTALDERRFNACHDVGLLTSTTGTTGLPKLVEWPIASRVCTSKARVDIWRLTRDDITLAIAPHAGGAAGTLTYFAAPLVGAKTVMMEEFEPEGALKLIEKEKATAIGVVPTHLVRMLEVDETGYDLSSLRFIRSAGGYLPPQVAEEAERRFGATITSDLGTQDVGSVSGCTIDDPGEIRRRTVGRMLPGNRMRLLDDEGKEVSDGEAGQLWFRGPHAPAGYYRDPESTAPVFDRDGWTTTGDIVKYSDGCLWIMGRSKDMIIRGGQNIYPAEIEGILNEHPRVANVAIVGYPDREMGERACAFVVLKAGETFSKEEMVAFLKEKKLAAFKLPERLEIVDALPTVGDSGKVDKKVLKTEMEKRVSGG